The sequence gaagactgttttcacatttatctgctgaaaggggaaagtttctctgtgttcactgaaaatcagatttttagtGGTGGGcttatgagcatgatttgtgacatcacaaatagtttggaagctgACCGCGGTccatattcaacttacacaagtgcaatgtggaaatttgaagcctccagtgcacatacatcgagaattgactttacagtgaaataggagacatcttgtgtccatgAGTTAAACATctcaaatgaaatatatttgtatattcatagattctggactTTTTAATGAGGGAAGGTTTTTgaagtggtaattatacttttttgtggaaaaacatatcATTATTGTCCCAAGCAAagtatttctgtatattttaatacatgtttggtctggaggggatctttaagtaacTAGTACTGATGATGTGTTGACAGTGAGACTAAGACAGGTGCAAGTCTTCAGCGCTACACATCCTTTAAATTTCTTTTAGGCTGCATTTCAGTCAGCCTGTGCCACTGTATACGCTCTTCAATCTGCATGGAACATactctcagaaacacacacatatactattaatgttttttttttttttacttgtaaatCACTTACACTCAGTTCTTTTTGAACTTGTTGGTTAAATCAGCtatttttgtcttcctctgtgtctttatttaaaacatcttcTTTACTCCTCAGCTCCAGCTCAGCAGTCTCACAGGGCAGCTGTTGCTGTCAGTTATTTTAGCGCATTAGAGGGGGGTCTAAGCATGCTGCCCACAGAAAGCTAGACATGTAGGGTGGAGGTGAAGGCCAGATGGGGGGTGTTTGGACAAGAAGTTGGGAATCATTGTAATTTGCTTGAATGGACATGTGTAACTTAAAACCATAGAAGGTGACATAGAGACCCAGATCCAAGTTGACCCAAATCCAAAGGACGTTACTGGATCCACCGACCAAGAAGGGCTACTTGGACCCCGGACTCCTTCAGATATGGAGACTCAGCGGTCCAAGGCCATGGAGGACTCCTTGACCAGAGAGGAAGGTAAGAATTTTGGAGTACACAACAAGAAATAAAACTGCAGATGTCATTAGTGGTTGCAGGTTGGCAGTGCTTTTTATTCTTTGGaaacaagttcacaatttttatgttttttatgttcattGTGGAGACAAATAACCTCTAATGTCTTAAACACATTAGATATTGTAGAGAGCTTGTAGACGTGGTCgtattgaaatatttattcccTGCAAACAACTGCATCTCGGCTTGTTGATGACAGATAtaacagctttatttattcaaactGCAGCCAGGTGTATTCGCACACACATAAAGGTTATAAATTGAAGGTTATAAATTAAATGTCGCTCTTTGGGCTCCCCTGACCTCTGTAAACCACTGTTATGAGTTGTGTGTCAAGTTACCATTGGCACTGACACATAGCTGGAGCCCGACACACTGGCATGATATCACACAAACAATTACAACAGGATAAGAGTGGCATTATAAGCAATCAATATGATTCATTTATAGAGCTGAGAATCAAATGTTACATGTAATGTGATATCGAAGACGAGACAGTTATTCCATTTGATTCAAGGTTGGAGTATTTCACTGGtgcacaaaatgaaataaatgtaaaaatagacTGAACAGGAAATTTGCTTAACAACAGTACAAACTATGGcctcaaaaatgaaaaaaatattaagaaaacTAGTATTTTTGTGCTGAAGTCCATTTAACTGTTTTGCAtggtatttttttgttattttgcctCAGTAGCACCATAAAGTTTGAATATGTtccctttttcacagcagaaatgtgacttttcacagcaggaaaagaacAGCTGGAACTAATACCTTGATTACAGCTCTGTACCATTAGCAGTAATAAACaatgacagtgagccagcacgAACAATGTCAGGACCCTGAACTGATGTGACTAAATACacctactatgacaagtcaaaacgcctgctgtgaaaaaggtgtaTCTGTCTTTAATCTTGTGTTATTCTAAGTACTTAAAGTTCTGCATTTTCCCAACTCTGGTTTTATTAAAAccctatataaataaagtctaTTTTCTATAAAGGTTATATGATTTTTCTCTTCTGTGAATGACTAAACAGGCGCTGCTGCAGATGCAGAGCTTGCCAAAGCCATAATGGCTCGTCGTTTCCACCCCTCTCTCCTTGGCCCGGAGGCCTGGGAAGGATACATGTTTTCTGACCTGAAGATCCGCATCAAAGAGTCCACAGACCTCTACGGAGCCGTACTCTGGCCCTCAGTACgataatacatatttacaacACTCCAATATTTAGCTTTATTCTTTCACTAgcctttttttattaattatgttAACTATGTCACTTCAGCTCATAAGTAACTCATCAATACTAATGATGGGCTGAACCCTGCCAGTGAATTGTGATCTTATGTCCCCAACAGGCTATGGTGTTGTGTCACTTCTTGGAGACCAACCGTGACAAATACaacctgacagaaaaaaatgtgattgaaCTCGGTGCAGGAACTGGGCTCGTCACCATTGTGTCCAGTCTATTAGGTttggaaacaaaacaatccaGTGTTTAGCTGTGGTAATTCGAACTTGTATTGATTTCTAGTCTCTTTGGATTAATCTTGCTTTGAATGCATTTTCCTCGGTGTTGCTTTTTGTATGTAATTCCTTTTAAGTCTCAGCTGCACTGTCTTTCTCCAGGCGCTAAGGTGACCTCCACTGACCTACCAGATGTGTTGGGGAACCTCCAGTACAATGTTATGTGCAACACCAAGGGCAGATGCAAGTACACTCCCCTGGTAGGTTTTTATAGTTATATTCTACAAGACTGGCATTCGCTAGAAGAAAGAATGCAAAAAGGGCACTGCTGACAAAACAGACATCGGCAATGTATGCTGCTACTTGGGGTCATTTTCTGTTGCTTGATGGTGTATATTTGGGTTACAGACCAAATGTagaattttctatatttctagtgcaacttaaaggtgcagtatggAGAGTTTAGAGTCATCtagtggaatggacttggcagaaatagaatataagATTCACAAGTATGTAttattagtgtataatcacctgtaACAAAGAATCATTGTactttcattaccttagaatgagccctttatatctacatagggagcaggtcctcttccctggagcccaccatgttgctctgccatgtttctacagtagcccagaatggacaaaccaaacactggctctataGAGAGGGCCTTTTTACGTTTTCCGCAAGTTtcgtggccactgtaggttctcctacaaaCTTTGAAGGAGAGGTGGTGGGATGGGGGggattcagttggttgcaatctgcaacatcaccactagatgccactaaatcctacacactgcatctttaaatgaacttttacaacaaaaacaaacaaacaacaaaaactactACAGAAAATTCGCAATTTAAAACTTCAGTTATCACTTTTAAAGATGTAATTTTGTAAACTTACAAGAAGAAATCAACTGTAGAAGATATACCTGTTTCACTGGTACTGTCACAAGTAATTCTGGTGCATGGAGATATTCACCAATTAGGTGTgactttctgttaaaaaataattgtactTAACACCTGAGattgatgatataaaacaggATAAGAGATTGTGATGAACACAAACCTTTGAAAGTAAAGagtagaaaatattaaaatcatctCTGTTTCCAGGTTACAGACCTCATCTGGGGCCAGGAGGTGGAGCAGCGTTTTCCTCGTGCCACACATTGTTTCGACTACATCCTGGCAGCTGACGTTGTGTACGCCCACCCTTACCTTGAGGAGCTGATGGACACCTTTGACCATCTGTGccaggaaaacacacagatccTGTGGGCCATGCGTTTCCGCCTGGACCCAGAGAACAGCTTTGTGGATCGCTTCCGGGAGCGCTTCCACCTGGAGGAACTGTACAACCTCCCCAGTCTGAGTATCAAACTGTATCGAGCCTGGAGAAAGGACAAGAGCACCAAGGACCAAGGAGAGGCTGCTGCCTGAACTGTTAGCACTcgggacattttttttgttctgcgtgtgtttttgtgagtgtgtctgcGATTGCTGAACTCACTGATTCAGTCAAATTTGTGAATTGTGTTGGTGAACTGAAAGGTGCTATTTACTCAATTGCAATTGAAGTTTTCATGTGATTTATTTTGGGACTATGATGTTCATAGTTTGATATCTCAGTGGTCTCTTGCTCAGTATACCACAAAATCAAGTTGTGATTTCTATGTTTTTACACACAGTCAGTATGTATCTGCTGTATTTATGTTGATCTTTAATAAAGTGTCTGGATACATCGTAAGGCATTCACTCTAACTGTAACGAAAGATGACATCAGTGCTCCAATTGCACCCCTGGAGGGTCACGTTCAGGGATTTTCTCTTAACTCATCCATCAGCAGCATGTTCTCACACTTCAGCTCTTGGCTGACGATGTTGTTTAGGTGTAGGCCAGATGAACGCCAATCTGAGCAAACATGGCTGTGGATCTTTCCAACAGGATTCTGGTGACCCCTTGTTTCTTATTTAGGATAGCTGTTGCTCTGTGACTTCACAGTTTGAGTCCTGGGAAGGTTTCAACAAATCTGGAGTTGTTGATTTCCAGTTCAATATCTGAACCCTTTTTGAAGAATTGCCAATAAATTTGGTACAGGATGAATCCTCTGAGAACCATGAATTACTAAAATGTGAAATTGCTAACCTGCCAAGTCTGACAAAGAAGAGCTGGATCTTGAGGTGCCCTAAAATGCTGACcatacaaatttaaaaaatctgctaaaaactactcagccctgtaaccactgactctaaatttcatctcatggtctcctcatgaacgcaaataatcttgcttttaatttgacaagcttacattattaatttctagttgacattgtgggtgtatgtgatgtgctattgtgtgtagctttgtattttgtattatgtgtcctgtgtgttttttgctttgtactttttgttattgtgctgttatatgttttaattgtgatcTGCccaagggactgcagatgaagaTTAGTTTTAGAAAACTcttgtacagtacatcaaatgataacatttatgtttaacactgtacattgtcccaataaatacataaataaataaacacaaacctGCAAGATTTAGGTAACATCAAatgattttgcttttgttttttggcttcGAGAAAAATTTCACCAGCATGTAATATTTCACCAGCATGtgaaggaaaatgtgttttcatcctTGAGGaggttaaaattaaatatcacatCTTACCATATTAGTGCATGTGGCTTCAGTAACAAGAACATGCGTCACAAACAAATATTGCACGTTTTGGAAGCTCACCAGTTAGCTTGATTATCTTGGAAAGAGTAAGTATGAGTCACCTGCTAGTAATGTGACCTATTATATCTGATATCTAATTTGTGATACCAATGCCCCTGAGAACTTCAGGCTCATTTTCCATTTTGACTTTTTGCCCATGTCCTGGATACGTGTTGTTTGGCGGTAGAAAGATGGGAGGACACAGAGGTTATCTAGCACCATGCCTCATTGTCATGACAAACAAATACTCAACAGCTGAAATGTGTCTGTGGCTTTGTAGAGACATCTGTTGACTTTATCAATCTTTCAATGGCCTCTGAATAACAAACAACCTCTCACGGAGGCACAGAGCTAAGACTCTCACTTTCATCCAAATAAGGCTGCGGCACATCAACAATAAATATATCAGAGTGGAGCAGGGCAATGACCAAACCACTTAACTTGTCAAAGTACCCTGAGGTCATGGTTGGATTTCAAAGTTTTGGGATGCAAGCGGATTTAAATTGCCGACAACTGAAACTGGGAGGTGATACTTCATGGGAAAAGGCTGTTAAAATATATCCAAGGGGAGGTCTGATTAGGGTTTATGTGACAGGAGCCCTCTTCTTTTCTTGAGGGTTGATACATGTTGTTGCATGCCTGCCTGATCCTGTTACCTCCCATCTCTGGTGAAGCAATTGAGGCAGGGAAAGTGAGCAAGTAAGCACAAACATGGACACATTCCAAATGACGGGCGTCATTTTTAAATAGACTT comes from Thunnus maccoyii chromosome 1, fThuMac1.1, whole genome shotgun sequence and encodes:
- the mettl21e gene encoding methyltransferase like 21e, with product METQRSKAMEDSLTREEGAAADAELAKAIMARRFHPSLLGPEAWEGYMFSDLKIRIKESTDLYGAVLWPSAMVLCHFLETNRDKYNLTEKNVIELGAGTGLVTIVSSLLGAKVTSTDLPDVLGNLQYNVMCNTKGRCKYTPLVTDLIWGQEVEQRFPRATHCFDYILAADVVYAHPYLEELMDTFDHLCQENTQILWAMRFRLDPENSFVDRFRERFHLEELYNLPSLSIKLYRAWRKDKSTKDQGEAAA